One Salvelinus fontinalis isolate EN_2023a unplaced genomic scaffold, ASM2944872v1 scaffold_1942, whole genome shotgun sequence genomic region harbors:
- the LOC129850349 gene encoding trypsin-like: protein MRLLALILLVGAAVAVPREDGKIIGGQECEPHSRPWMASLNYGYHFCGAVLINEQWVLSVAHCWYNPYAMQIILGEHNLRVFEGTEQLMKTQNIIWHPSYDYQTLDYDMMLIKLFHPVEITDYVKPIPLPTSCPYAGLPCSVSGWGNIATGEEVNMPARLQCLDVPILEDEKCEMAYPGMLTRRMVCAGYMDGGRDVCNGDSGSGLVCLGEVHGLVSWGQGCAVPGYPGVYVKVCEFLPWIDETMKANM, encoded by the exons atgagACTGCTCGCTCTGATACTGCTGGTTGGAGCTGCTG tggcaGTGCCCCGTGAGGATGGTAAGATCATCGGTGGCCAGGAGTGTGAACCTCACTCCCGACCGTGGATGGCCTCCCTCAACTACGGGTACCACTTCTGCGGAGCCGTGCTCATCAATGAGCAGTGGGTGCTCTCTGTCGCTCACTGCTGGTACAA CCCCTACGCTATGCAGATCATACTTGGAGAGCACAACCTGCGTGTGTTTGAGGGAACTGAGCAGCTCATGAAGACTCAAAACATCATCTGGCATCCCAG CTATGACTACCAGACGCTGGACTATGACATGATGCTGATCAAGCTGTTCCACCCTGTGGAGATCACTGATTATGTGAAGCCCATCCCGCTGCCCACCAGCTGCCCATACGCAGGCCTCCCCTGCTCCGTCTCTGGCTGGGGCAACATCGCCACcggagaggagg TTAACATGCCCGCCCGTCTGCAGTGTCTGGATGTGCCCATACTGGAGGATGAGAAGTGTGAGATGGCCTACCCTGGCATGCTTACCCGCAGGATGGTGTGTGCTGGATATATGGACGGAGGCAGAGACGTATGCAAC ggggacTCTGGCAGTGGTCTAGTGTGTTTGGGTGAGGTTCATGGCCTGGTGTCCTGGGGTCAGGGCTGTGCCGTGCCCGGATATCCCGGAGTCTACGTCAAAGTGTGTGAGTTCCTCCCCTGGATCGATGAGACCATGAAGGCCAACATGTAA